One genomic region from Haloprofundus salinisoli encodes:
- a CDS encoding FxLYD domain-containing protein, whose amino-acid sequence MRRRALLSIAGTIVATTTAGCTDAFLDGSNTVDDASDSEDETRSSTPTPTPAPTFDAGSASVELLDHELVRTNAGASDELVAVAGTVRNTGDESLSGLTLRVQFLDATGESLATTTIDVRTLAVGRSWTFESTYPGTGAGAADVADYRLIASADE is encoded by the coding sequence ATGCGCCGCCGCGCCCTCCTCTCGATCGCCGGCACCATCGTCGCAACGACCACCGCAGGCTGTACCGACGCGTTCCTCGACGGCTCGAACACCGTCGACGACGCCTCCGACTCCGAAGACGAGACTCGGTCGTCGACACCGACGCCGACGCCCGCACCGACGTTCGACGCCGGGTCGGCGAGCGTCGAACTCCTCGACCACGAACTCGTCCGGACGAACGCCGGCGCGTCCGACGAACTCGTCGCCGTCGCCGGCACGGTACGGAACACCGGAGACGAGTCGCTCTCTGGACTCACGCTCCGCGTGCAGTTTCTCGACGCCACCGGTGAGTCGCTGGCGACGACGACGATCGACGTCCGCACACTCGCCGTCGGCCGGTCGTGGACGTTCGAGTCGACGTACCCCGGGACGGGTGCGGGCGCCGCAGACGTCGCGGACTACCGTCTCATCGCGTCAGCGGACGAATAA